ttttaaattatttatttattttggctgtgccaggtctttgttgcggcatgcgggatctttagttgcagcatgcaaactcttagttgcagcatgtgggatctagttcctgaccagggatcaaacccgggccccctgcattgggagcatggagtcttagccactggaccaccagggaagttccttaacAGGAATTTAAagtgcaagaagaaaaaaagcaagtggcCCAAGTGGTTAGTTATTGAAGCCAACCATAATCTCTAAAACAAACGTGCCTcaatggaggggtggggggaagcctgGCTTTTTATCTAGTTGTGTGGCTGGCAGTGTGTTTATTGGAGATAGCCATCTTTGAAGTGCATACCTTGGCAAGCAAAGCTTAAGTCAGTCACTTGGgttacaaagaaaaggaaacccaaCTGTCAAGGCTATACTACACTCCCTCCTCCTTTAGTTCCCTGCTGGCTCCCTGGCTCCCTAccctcatttttgtttgtttcatcacAACAATGAAACTATTATCCACACATCTACCAGTGACTTCCTCAGTGCTAGGCATAACTGACACTCAAGGCTTTAGCGTGACTAACATTTCTGCAGCATTTGACCTTGTCTGCATTCTTGAAATTCTCCCTTGACCCAGGCTACCACTCACTTCTATTTCTAGGACTGGTTTCTGTTTCCTCCGTGGGCTCCCCGTCTTCCTCCTGTATCTTAATTATTGTAGTTTTTAGAGTTGTGTCCTTGGTCGTTTATCTCACTCTGCATATTTCCCTGCCTAATGCCAGCCACTTGCATGGCTTCAACCACTCCTGCTATTGGCTTATGACTTCCAGATCTATCATATCCAGTCCATGTTTTTCTTCTGAACCCTATATAGTCAGCTGTGCACTAGATGTTGCTGTTTGGCTGTCACACAGGTTCCTTAAACTCAACATGTACAGAATAGAATTCATCATTATTCCCTAACAATTTCATTCTCCTATTTTTGCTATAAACCCAAATGGTCCCACCAATCACCCACTCTAAAGATACtgaatcttgggacttccctggtggcgcagtggttgggagtccacctgccaatgcaggggatgcaggttcgagccctggtccgggaggatcccacacgccgcagagcaacaaagcctgtgtgccacaaatatcaagcctgtgctctagagcctgtgagccacaactgctgagcccgcatgccacaactactgaagcccacgttcctggagcctgtgctctgcaacaagaggggccagcacaatgagaggcccacgcactgcaataaGGAGTggcctcgctcgccgcaactaaagaaagcctgtgcagcaacaaagacccagcacagccaaaaattaattaattaactaaaaaaaaaaggatgctgaATCTTAGCCTATTTCTTTGCCCAGTATTTAGTTCCTTACCAAGTGTAACCACTTGGCCTTCCTAAAATATTCCTCAAGTCTCTTTCCTTCTCGGCTCTCATTGCCACTGTCTCAGTTCagactgtctggattactgtgaCAGCCTCTTGCCTGATCTTTCCATCTCTAGTCTTGCACTGAGAAACTACTGTTACTGAACCAGGTTCATTTGTCTGATGCACAGCAAGTCATTGCTAAGACCCTgaggtttgcagcagagaaagggtTTATTCATAGGCAGCCAAGCAAGGAGATGGGAGAACAAGTCTCAAATCTGCCTCCTTGAAGAAAGAGGCTTAGGATATTTATGGGGTAAAGAAGCATGGTGGTCTGAGGCTTCGGGAAAGGTGATTAAATGTTAGAAAAAGATGAAGTAATTGGTGCTCTGCACAGGGGTATCTGAGTTACCTGGTTCTTCATGGGATGCATGTTCAGAAAATGGTGGGCAGCATTAGCATGATCTGAGGATGGAGTTTTTGGCCCTTGACATTGAAAGGTAACCCATTGGACACTTGTACAGGCCCAGCTGAATGGTCAGTGGTCTCAACTAGTTTGAACTGGGCAAAACTAGCCCCATGTTCCTGAACAACAACTTAAGCAACTGTTACCAGAGTGACCCATGGTCAGAGGTGTTATCTATAGGGGGCAGTTAAAGGAGTCTTGTGATACATTGTCTAGGCTATGTGAAGCTTGGAGGGTATGCAGTTTGCATGAACAATTAAAGCAAGCTTGGTCAGTGAAGGCAGGTTACAGGTTATTATTCATTAAGCAGGTTATAGTTCAGGGAATCTAACTGATGACTGCCGTCTTTCACTACCACTGGATTGAgcttcaaaatgaaaatttgctCATGGCATTCTGCTCCTTAAACGCCGTCCTTGGTTCACTGTTGCGTTGGGATGGGCTCCGGAATCCCTGAGCGTGACATGACCCTGCTCCTGCCGCCCCGTCACACAGACTGAGCTGTTCCCAGCAAAGGTGATGTGCTTCTTCGTGTTCCACCTGCTGCTCACTCTACCATCAGTACCTTTgaccttttcttcctctccttccctctgccagCTTATGACAACTCATCTTTTCAGACCAGCTCTAGCGTGGACTTCCTGAAGCCATTCCTGGGCCACCCCGCAAATGTGGTGATAGCCTgtccctgcctcttcctccccGGTGCTCTAACAGCATCCTCTGCTGGGATATTTCTCATAGTGTTTTTGTATGTTACTGTATCTGTCTCCACCACCAGACTGTATGCTCTTTGAAGGGAAAGACACTCATCATGCATCCCCAGGATCTAACTGGGGCCTGCCGTGCAGTGAGAGAGGAATTCAGTTGATATGAAATGAAATGACTAAGAGTAGTTGGGTGTCGCTGTTAGCACACAGGAATGGACCGCAGCCATTTAGTGGCACAAGATAAACACTGCGTTTGCAGTTTTTCCAAGCCctcttcttttcatgtatttatcacTGGTATTATCAGTTAACTGTTCTGATAGGAGACTTCTTCACAGATTGAaaacctgcttctttttttaataggtaTTTACACAGGGAATTTGCAGAGTCCTGGTCAGTTCCCAGATTGGCTGAAGGCTTTGATGTCAGCACTGATGTGATCCGAAgggttttaaaaagcaagtttgtGCCCACATTGGAGCAGAAACTGAAGCAGGATCAAAAAGTCCTTAAGAAAATTGGGCTTGCCCGCTCACTCCAGCAGGTCCCAGGCTCTGGGGATACCTCAGCACCGCTTTCTGCAAGCCATTCTGTATCAGGCTCTTTGCTGATGCCAGGGGATGAAGCCTCATCCAAAGGCCATGGTCACAGCACAGCTTTGAAAGTGACAGAATTGAACACTCACAGAACAAATACACcaaggagacagaaggaaaggaataaaggaatccagggcctggaggaggagaagagctTTGTGCCTGTTGCTGCAGCCCCAGGTCATCCGAGAGAGCTGCAGAAGTTCACCAGTGACTGTGGAGGCACCAGAGGAACTGACAGTGATGGATTGCCAAGTGACAAGAAGCTGGCAGAGTTGAAGGCAGGGGAGCCAGGTGACCAGAACTTTAGCAACAAAGTTGTGCAGAGGGGACGAGAGTTCTTTGACAGCAATGGGAACTTCCTGTACAGAATTTGAGCTGGAGCCTGGCTTGTGGAAATGCCACAAGAAACACAGCTGGGCAAGTATATTTGGTTCTGCCTGGATTTCTGTGTGTGGATTAACCACCTTGGAATGGGGGGTAGTGATGAGCCTGGAATGTGGGATGAAAGAGCTTCTTGGATTTGAATCTGACAAAGGGCAGAGAACTTCACAGGGTAGTTCTGTGTGGGAGCGGGGTGAGTGACTGGGTAGATTCCAGCCTCCTGGAGCACTGCTCCTCCTATGACCCACATGGATCTTCAGGACTCACCCTTCTTGCTTGGGCTCTCTGTATGTTGAAACCAGCCTGTATTGCATGTGTTGTTACAAGTTTCTGTGATACTTGCAGTATGTTTGGGAGGAAATTAAAAGTTTGTCTTCTCACCTCATTTACTTCTTGATTAATGAATACTAACAGTTCTGGAACTGCTTAGTTATCTTCATTATgtgcaaaataaagtaaaatgtagcAGTCTGTGTTGATTGATGCTCTCTGGGATTGGGAGGGTTTACCtgtgaagggaagggaagaggcaaaGGGTCCCTTGTCTAAATATTGGGAGAGAGATGGGGCCACAGGAATCCCTAATAAAGGGCTCTGTGCCTATCAGCCCTGCTCAGTGATGGACTTTGACAGCCAAAAACTGGACATTGGGCCTTCCCTAAACACCCAGTCTAAAGCAGCTCCTCTTTTAGTTGCTAGGGCTCTAAAACAATGGGGCTGTGGGGATTTGACCAAACAAAACATGCAAAGCAGGCAAAGGCTCTACAGGCTCTCAACGTAACCTCCAGCCACTTCCAAAAGCTTAAGTAGTATCTTATTTTACAGCTTTAATCAGATTTTTACAAGGGTGTTGTGATTTAGGCAAGAATAGATAATAGATCCCTTTTACAAATatggtcttgggacttccctggtggcgcagtggt
The genomic region above belongs to Phocoena phocoena chromosome 2, mPhoPho1.1, whole genome shotgun sequence and contains:
- the NGRN gene encoding neugrin, with product MAVSLNCLLGGGVRAAVARCGFATRGVAIPGSVGREPDPDSDWEPEERELQEVESALKRQRKAIRFQKIRKQMEAPGSPPRTLTWEAMEQIRYLHREFAESWSVPRLAEGFDVSTDVIRRVLKSKFVPTLEQKLKQDQKVLKKIGLARSLQQVPGSGDTSAPLSASHSVSGSLLMPGDEASSKGHGHSTALKVTELNTHRTNTPRRQKERNKGIQGLEEEKSFVPVAAAPGHPRELQKFTSDCGGTRGTDSDGLPSDKKLAELKAGEPGDQNFSNKVVQRGREFFDSNGNFLYRI